Proteins encoded in a region of the Pieris napi chromosome 5, ilPieNapi1.2, whole genome shotgun sequence genome:
- the LOC125049663 gene encoding mannose-6-phosphate isomerase, which yields MELQCKVQNYEWGKLGQDSTVAKLVASADSSVSIDNAKPYAELWMGTHPNGPSIIIERDIPLSEYLKTNLDAVGPDVRKKFDVLVPFLLKVLSVRKALSVQAHPTKEHAEELHKTFPDLYKDPNHKPELAIALTPFEGLCGFRPISEIKDFIINLPELQQILSQGVVNPILNSGDGDCTKLLKDAFHSLMSCDKNKIVNGLESLLNRLQTEESSTQTSLLYPLLKRLHSDYPGDVGCWAPYFMNYMQLIPGQAIFLKPNLPHAYLSGDCIECMACSDNVVRAGLTPKHIDVATLVDMLDYNSYHPSEMLFNPQIEDPNSCIWRPPVPDFAVVKIRVAPGDSYNTIVRPSPSIMIIISGSGEACDTEPILIRPGVVIFLKASRQLTLTSTESYIEVYQAICNV from the exons ATGGAGCTACAATGCAAAGTACAAAATTATGAATGGGGGAAGCTGGGACAGGATAGTACAGTAGCAAAGCTAGTTGCTAGCGCTGATTCTTCAGTATCTATTGATAATGCTAAACCCTATGCTGAGTTATGGATGGGTACACATCCAAATGGACCATCAATTATTATAGAAAGAGACATACCTTTGTCAGAGTATTTAAAGACCAATTTAGATGCTGTTGGTCCAGATGTAAGAAAGAAGTTTGATGTTTTGGTGCCTTTTCTGCTTAAAGTTCTATCAGTAAGAAAAGCATTATCTGTCCAAGCACATCCTACAAAG GAACATGCGGAGGAACTGCACAAAACCTTTCCAGATTTGTATAAAGATCCCAATCACAAACCGGAACTAGCTATTGCACTTACACCATTTGAGGGTCTATGTGGTTTCAGACCTATTTCTGAGATCaaggattttattatta ATTTGCCAGAACTACAACAAATTTTGTCTCAAGGTGTTGTGAACCCAATACTTAACAGTGGAGATGGTGACTGTACAAAGTTGCTCAAAGATGCCTTCCATTCTTTAATGTCATGTGATAAGAACAAAATCGTAAATGGTCTCGAGTCTCTGCTGAATAGATTGCAAACAGAAG aatCATCAACTCAGACATCACTTCTTTATCCACTACTAAAACGGCTGCATTCAGATTATCCCGGAGATGTAGGATGTTGGGCTCCATATTTCATGAACTATATGCAACTGATTCCTGGCCAAGCAATATTTTTGAAACCCAACTTGCCCCATGCATATCTCAGTGGTG ACTGCATAGAATGTATGGCTTGCTCAGACAATGTGGTTCGAGCTGGTCTCACCCCAAAGCACATTGATGTGGCAACACTAGTTGATATGTTGGACTACAACAGTTACCACCCGAGTGAAATGTTGTTCAATCCACAAATAGAAGACCCAAATAGTTGTATTTGGAGACCGCCTGTTCCAGATTTTGCTGTTGTTAAAATCAGG gtGGCACCCGGTGATTCCTACAACACAATAGTGCGACCTAGCCCTAGTATCATGATAATAATATCTGGATCAGGGGAAGCCTGTGACACGGAACCGATATTAATTCGCCCTGGAGTCGTTATATTCTTGAAGGCGAGCCGACAGCTGACTTTGACTTCCACTGAAAGCTATATTGAGGTGTATCAAGCTATTTGCAATGTTTGA